One Hevea brasiliensis isolate MT/VB/25A 57/8 chromosome 5, ASM3005281v1, whole genome shotgun sequence genomic region harbors:
- the LOC110659596 gene encoding protein BOLA4, chloroplastic/mitochondrial has translation MAKTLMWRPYVLSSTRPHRRHSLLHHQALPSSSSLPQPPKRLFFSHYAILPKKTETNFLFWSCTHDRKTKLQIESDGYKLSKLGFGFVGNRRFTVRATNVNDAGSIDSPLMQSMEKKIKEELNAESVTVKDAYGDGRHVSVDVISSAFEGQSAVNRQRMVYKAIWEELQSTVHAVDQMTTKTPAEAAAQK, from the exons ATGGCAAAGACTCTAATGTGGCGACCGTATGTTCTCTCCTCCACACGCCCCCATCGCCGTCACTCTCTACTCCATCACCAAGCTCTCCCTTCGTCATCATCCCTTCCCCAACCCCCGAAACGACTCTTCTTTTCACACTACGCAATCCTTCCGAAGAAAACCGAAACAAACTTCTTGTTTTGGTCTTGCACCCATGACAGAAAAACAAAGCTCCAAATTGAGAGCGATGGCTATAAGTTatcaaaattagggtttggtttCGTGGGTAACCGTAGATTCACTGTTAGAGCCACGAACGTCAATGATGCCGGGTCTATTGACTCGCCTCTCATGCAATCCATGGAAAAAAAG ATTAAGGAGGAACTAAATGCAGAATCAGTCACTGTGAAAGATGCATATGGGGATGGTCGGCATGTCAG TGTTGATGTTATCTCTTCAGCCTTTGAAGGACAGTCAGCCGTGAATAGACAGAGGATGGTTTATAAAGCCATATGGGAGGAGCTTCAGAGCACAGTGCATGCAGTTGATCAGATGACTACCAAGACCCCTGCTGAAGCAGCAGCCCAGAAGTGA